A genomic window from Phocoena sinus isolate mPhoSin1 chromosome 20, mPhoSin1.pri, whole genome shotgun sequence includes:
- the LOC116746165 gene encoding LOW QUALITY PROTEIN: uncharacterized protein SPEM2-like (The sequence of the model RefSeq protein was modified relative to this genomic sequence to represent the inferred CDS: inserted 1 base in 1 codon), with translation MPDGFLEWLVAGGAARGPGGPRTPPTLENRLWYDNLGCCHQYQESTQNAEDFLLLLLGLVVLVSIGISMATMVWHGLQNALDKTIYWINQKNDISQACESSPKHPPAKAQDVHIHCTLDPVEVKMAWPACYPLSSYHHLGNRSRSCSRRPGSHQRRPKNRRQFPYSXSGFRRPHRSHGMSQLRPMPSSDREDPDSYLEEEEDLSFPQPKYPWGCWGGLYQQMGLPSNVGLWACQGGILASIPPLCLYLSPELRRMAKRVEAKSELRLQSFGAPCSPTRIWGNVEADQWTSSPPPPRRLPPKPLWVPGGHSTYPSRGQLPYDSWDQRRRGLEGSEPPSALVPRGCRPEAWQRNSPLAHGWSLPSCAHSQPNRSPHPSTGHLTYSRDPHEVRRRAAEWAEMLPVRRPLATSASLTVLAEASYKWAPAPSSALLLRPSQPLPDVQATEHPPPPPTFMPLRRNPGGNANYQVYDSLEQKRQPQESQVRANSLLPSTSASRPSLHRSQTGKMN, from the exons ATGCCAGATGGGTTCCTGGAAT GGCTGGTGGCGGGGGGGGCGGCCCGCGGCCCAGGTGGCCCTAGGACCCCCCCCACCTTGGAAAACCGGCTCTGGTATGACAACCTGGGGTGCTGCCATCAATACCAAGAAAGTACCCAGAATGCGGAGGACTTCCTACTCCTGCTGCTGGGCCTTGTCGTTCTTGTCAGCATTGGGATCAGCATGGCAACTATG gtaTGGCACGGGCTCCAGAATGCCTTAGACAAGACCATCTATTGGATTAATCAGAAAA ATGACATCTCGCAGGCTTGTGAAAGTTCCCCCAAACATCCTCCAGCCAAGGCCCAAGACGTCCACATCCACTGCACCCTGGACCCTGTGGAAGTGAAGATGGCCTGGCCCGCTTGCTACCCCCTGTCCTCCTACCATCATCTCGGCAACCGTAGCCGCAGCTGCAGCCGCCGCCCCGGCAGCCACCAGCGGAGGCCGAAGAACCGCAGACAATTCCCCTACA GCTCAGGCTTCCGTAGGCCGCATCGCAGCCACGGGATGTCACAGCTGCGGCCGATGCCCTCCTCTGATCGGGAGGACCCGGACTCctacctggaggaggaggaggatctTTCCTTCCCACAACCCAAGTACCCGTGGGGGTGCTGGGGAGGGCTCTACCAGCAGATGGGCTTGCCCTCCAACGTGGGCCTCTGGGCCTGCCAGGGTGGGATCCTGGCCAGCATACCACCACTCTGTCTCTACCTGTCGCCCGAGCTGCGCCGCATGGCCAAGCGTGTGGAGGCCAAGTCCGAGCTAAGGCTGCAGTCCTTCGGGGCCCCCTGCTCACCAACCCGCATCTGGGGCAACGTGGAGGCTGACCAGTGGACCTCGTCTCCACCACCTCCCCGACGGCTGCCCCCTAAACCCTTGTGGGTCCCTGGGGGGCACAGCACTTACCCCTCAAGGGGCCAGCTCCCGTATGACTCCTGGGATCAGCGGCGCCGTGGTCTGGAGGGCTCTGAGCCTCCATCCGCTCTGGTGCCTCGGGGCTGCCGGCCCGAAGCCTGGCAGCGCAACTCCCCACTGGCCCACGGATGGAGCCTCCCCAGCTGTGCTCACAGCCAGCCCAACCGCAGCCCGCACCCCTCCACGGGACACTTGACCTACTCCCGGGATCCCCACGAGGTGCGGCGTCGGGCGGCCGAATGGGCCGAGATGCTGCCCGTGCGGCGCCCTCTGGCCACCTCCGCCTCCCTCACGGTGCTGGCCGAGGCCTCGTACAAGTGGGCCCCGGCTCCCAGCTCAGCGCTGCTCCtccgcccctcccagcccctgcctgacgTCCAGGCTACCGAgcaccctccacctccacccacctTCATGCCACTCAGGCGGAACCCGGGGGGCAATGCCAACTACCAGGTGTATGACAGCCTGGAGCAGAAGCGGCAACCGCAGGAGAGCCAAGTGCGGGCCAACTCACTGCTACCTTCCACCTCGGCCTCGAGGCCCTCTCTGCACAGGAGCCAGACTGGGAAAATGAACTGA
- the LOC116745793 gene encoding LOW QUALITY PROTEIN: transmembrane protein 102-like (The sequence of the model RefSeq protein was modified relative to this genomic sequence to represent the inferred CDS: inserted 2 bases in 1 codon; deleted 1 base in 1 codon; substituted 1 base at 1 genomic stop codon) translates to MASAVWGSAPWLRPPPPAPARPLTDIDFCSGAQLQELTQLIQELGVQASWSEGPKPGPDLLQAKDFVFSLLGLVHRRDPRFPPQAELLQLSCGIRASSLDLGPAPLGPYARGPHYDAGFTLLAPVLSLDGTGQELQPDVGSCYTWLFLPEQVRGTSVREAWQDCLGPPVPRGRDSIHPAQSKETPKDPQISVDQXDVTDVGFPSPLKKTNDDVTKATDVSPVPQPLEAPEAWPTLCPAQVAAWFSASLAAVTESPFPVPGAPRLVHAARHAGVTTILLATPGPPRRLLLFDLIPVVSVAGWPXGPRSHSWAGPLASESSSFYLVPGGGGTERPDASGWQLCFARQELALKTRITVPLLQAHAAAQALLRPLVAGTRVAAPYLLRTLLYWACERLPAPSLARAENAGACCLGLLDELGRVLEAGTLPHYFLSGQKLRAGDGAASLLGALALLRRDPARVLRAAVEEAKAARKWGGLAGVGGGAH, encoded by the exons ATGGCTTCCGCGGTCTGGGGGAGTGCTCCCTGGTTGCGCCCaccgcccccagccccagcccggccGCTCACGGACATCGACTTCTGCTCTGGGGCGCAGCTGCAAGAACTAACCCAGCTGATCCAGGAGCTGGGTGTGCAGGCGAGCTGGAGTGAAGGTCCCAAGCCAGGACCAGATCTCCTCCAGGCCAAggactttgttttctctttgcttg GTCTCGTTCACCGCCGGGACCCTCGCTTTCCTCCTCAGGCAGAGCTCCTGCAACTTAGTTGCGGGATTCGCGCGAGCTCCCTGGATCTGGGGCCTGCGCCTCTAGGTCCCTACGCTCGGGGACCTCACTACGATGCCGGCTTCACACTCCTGGCGCCCGTGCTTTCGCTAGATGGCACTGGGCAGGAGCTGCAACCGGACGTGGGATCCTGTTACACATGGCTCTTCCTCCCAGAGCAGGTACGCGGAACCTCGGTCCGGGAGGCATGGCAGGATTGCCTAGGACCCCCAGTCCCAAGAGGACGTGATTCGATCCACCCAGCCCAAAGCAAAGAAACTCCCAAGGATCCGCAAATCTCTGTGGACCA AGACGTAACCGATGTTGGCTTTCCCTCACCGCTGAAAAAAACGAATGATGACGTCACCAAAGCAACCGACGTTAGCCCAGTGCCACAGCCGTTGGAGGCTCCTGAGGCATGGCCCACATTGTGCCCCGCCCAGGTGGCTGCCTGGTTCTCTGCTTCGCTGGCTGCGGTCACTGAGTCCCCGTTTCCGGTTCCGGGTGCCCCGCGCTTGGTCCACGCAGCCCGCCACGCGGGAGTCACCACCATCCTCCTGGCTACGCCCGGGCCCCCGCGCCGCCTCCTGCTTTTCGACTTGATCCCCGTTGTGTCCGTGGCCGGCTGGCCCTAGGGGCCTCGGAGCCACTCGTGGGCCGGCCCGCTGGCCTCGGAGTCGTCTTCCTTCTACCTGGTGCCCGGCGGCGGCGGCACAGAGCGGCCGGACGCCTCCGGCTGGCAGCTCTGCTTCGCCCGTCAAGAGCTGGCGCTCAAGACGCGCATAACCGTTCCCCTGCTGCAAGCGCACGCGGCGGCCCAGGCGCTGCTGCGCCCGCTGGTGGCCGGGACTAGGGTCGCGGCGCCCTACCTCCTGCGGACGTTGCTCTACTGGGCGTGTGAGCGGCTGCCCGCGCCCTCTCTGGCGCGAGCCGAGAATGCGGGCGCCTGCTGCCTCGGGCTGCTGGATGAGCTGGGCCGGGTGCTCGAGGCCGGGACGCTGCCCCACTATTTTCTGAGTGGCCAAAAGCTCCGTGCGGGGGACGGCGCCGCTTCGCTGCTCGGGGCGTTGGCCCTGCTTCGCAGGGACCCTGCCCGCGTCCTGCGCGCCGCTGTGGAAGAGGCCAAGGCTGCACGCAAG TGGGGCGGCTTAGCGGGCGTGGGAGGCGGGGCCCATTAA